DNA sequence from the Acipenser ruthenus chromosome 8, fAciRut3.2 maternal haplotype, whole genome shotgun sequence genome:
TAAATTAGATctcttatatttttcatatcctGTTATTTGTGTTGTGTATATTTTTTGTCGCTGTTAATGTTTCAATAGCCATTTACCAGTCTTACTAATCACTGTTCCTTTGTCAACTGTCATGTATGCCCCTCTGCAGCAATGGCAGGTGTAGGTTTGTAAAAGGAACATTTCTATACTAAATCGCAGTTGGAGGAGGGACAGAAATTACATGTGCccagtggtcatttttcaaaccacagCAGACGTTAGTGAGTCTGTTAAAAATGATTTAACCAGAAACAATAATCAAAGTGTGAggcataaaaaaataatgagcagtttaaccctttaatattattattaatattatttatttcttagcagacacccttatccagggcgacttacaataccacattatttttacatacaattacccatttatacagttgggtttttactgtagcaacctaggtaaagtaccttgctcaagggtacagcagcagtgtccccaccagggattgaacccacgaccctctggtcaagagtccagagccctaaccactactccacactgctgccccaataatAGCACTGTTGAGCCTGCACTTCCCCTTTTCTATGATTTTGAAACCTAATTATTTTGCttaatgtacatgttttattggTTCCTTCCTTGACTGTTGATGTTGACCAAAAAGGCAAGTCTACCACAAGACAAAGGGGAATCCTAGTGTCCTTTGCAGCATACCAAAGTTAGTCCCCTTGATGCGTCTAACTATTAAGCATGTTTAGTCCACTTGCATAGACTAAAGTTATTACACTTGTTAATCCCGTTTGCAGTGTACCAGAAGATAATCACCACAGGTGGATAATCCGCTAAAtcggactaaacaagatcctgattgcagcgcaCCAAATCGGATGTGAGATGATCCTTTTCAGGAGGACTAACTTAGTACTATGAAGTATAATAACTTAGTATGCTTGCTCGTCCTACGTttgtacagcacattttaaacacGAAGACAGAGCCATTATTCTCTGAAATTACGTCTAAAAACTAGTGAAGTGAAAAGTGAAGCCTTTTGAACCTCAGTCTGAACCCTTTGAAGCATTTGGTTCAGTAAGGTTCGCTCGCCGAGTCACATAAAATGGACACTTGCACTATGTAATGATAATGATATAATGTACCTTAAAATATTGTTGATTCACTATATTAAgcaattattcattttcttagGTAGACAGCGAATGTTTCCGGTAGTTTAAATAAACAACTATAGCAATGTGGCACCCTTTTCCTTTTTGTCTAatttattatggttgaggaacaaaGTCTTCTGAagagatttgtttctttttttcattaaagtatTGTAGAAACTTTAATGAAGTGCTGTACAATAagatactgtgtatttaaataataataaaacacctgaTGTATTCAGTTTAAACTGAAATGTCAGTGTaatgtgtattaaatataaacaacacatttagaACGTATCGTTCAGTGTCAAGCAGCAATAGGCTACCGGCAAGGTAAAATGTAAGCATGATCTGTGTGCGGAATGTGCATATATTATGAATATAGATGTACTTTTACGTCAATGTGTTTGCCCGAATCACGCCTAATGTGATAAAACGCTTTTATCAttttatcattaatatatttattatttgttttttcataactTTTTTTGCCGGTTCAATatcttcaatgtatttatttattttttttatttttttttatcaaatgctAGTAATGGCAATGTACCCGTAAATGTCAGAGTTTGTCTTCACactttaaattgtgaatttccatCCGCACTTGTAATGGCTTATTATGGGTTAGTCCTCATTATTGGTCTAACATGTTCCATTTGTTCAGGTCAGCTAAACCGATTTTCAGGTTTAGCtttttggtacgctgcaatcagggcTAACTTGCTAGAacgcattttagtccacttgatgtggacttaggccctgtccacactacataaccgatctcgagaacggTACTCaaaaccgttctaattaatccagctcaaagcgtccacactgaagtaccgtttcatgtttactcaggcttaatgcgtccacacaccattagaatagttcagttacaattcccagcagcacaacgaaccgtggaaattaatacgatagtatcccaccatgcactgtattttattttaaaataatgtgttacgccccatattaacagaggtccatattgcataaatgaaatataacaagtattgtggaaaaagtaaatccgaacacacacacacacacacacacacacacacacacacacacacacacacacacacacacaagtagggcttgaagttttcaggttttatttttaatcaggtgaagttcctttaaacaaattgagctgattctgttttataattaaactcagaaaaagctgttaattacaaaacaatctttgttttaccttcatatcttgcctgagcctaattctggtcctcttaattttatttcaaacagagctgacacattacgtaatttgttcatccccgatcctacttttaactcacatttcatttttgcagtcgcctaatttaacgctgtgtttttgttattttccccactagtttatcagagatgtcctgacagattttttgaagcataaaaatcaatacctagtgcggagtgtacactgatagcaaggccttcaggcgcctgctctgagtatttcttcaaacataccacaaagcattttgggatattggaggatacacaaaaaaatgtagtttggtattacagcgtccacacttctgataaaccgcactacctgatgcgatctaattagaaccagactcgagactacctcctgaggtggtctcgagtccggttctcgagtacggtattaaatgctgcgtagtgtggacgcaaaccgtatttagcacttttaagctggcttaaatgcaactaatacggtttaaaggcatagtgggGACAGGGCCTAAGTCACTGGTACGCTGCACTCGACCCCTAGACTCCAACAATTTACAAAGAATACATTGCCTATGTTCAGTATATCATCATTACGTTTCCCCTTaaaacagtaataacatttgAGCCATTTTTCACAGTGACCAggtgaatataaaataaatatatacatgaaaAACACAGTGGAGCTTTTATTCACCAGctgatattaaataaaaacaagccTATTAATTAAGGTGCTAATTTCAAAATAAGAAAAACTGCGTGACCcgcacctttacaattgagtaccaatcaatggcaattaacttccacataTCAATAtatcaaaagaataaaataattggaAGACAAAACATCACATGTAGAATATGAATGTTTTTAGTTTGCTCATAAAGTTCTATAGTAAATCCCACTGTGAGTTTGtaattgattggtactcaatgaCTGTGTAAACAAGGGCAACCGAGGGAGCACTTTGCTTTGAataatgaatgtgttttatttcatttaattaatgCCTTATTGTGACAAAGATAGCGCTGTGGGCCCAGGTGTTACCAGCAGGGAAGAAGACTCCAACACAGGGAAGCTACAGTTTAAGAGCTAatgtgcattttaataaacaaaaacaatgataAAAAATAGACCTCAAAatgcacaagggccaaaacaaaaggtttaaacaaaatacaaaaatataggctgggcattcgcaaCACAGCAacacccagacaaaggatttctcctgccttttatagtatgtggctggagcccaattaatcaataatcaGCAATtacctaattaaggctccagccacattctgacatgtatttctggcagggaggaatttaacaccctccctgccgatccaaaacaaacaatagcaaaatatatatatatatataaagggcgGGCACCCTGTCACGCTTAAATTAAAACTTCTTAATGAGCCTACAATCTGATAATGGGTGATTTCAACATGTCAATATTGTTTCTTCCACAAGGGTTTATTGGAATTAGAATATTGGCTCAAAGTGATTTTGATTGGTGATCCAATGTATCTTTTAATCACCGCATCTAAGCTGGACTAAAACCGAAAGTGGCTAAAAAATGAGTGTGAATTATAAAGTTtgtacttttgtttgttttattgaacccTCATTGGCTTTTTTGATGTGCATTAGTTCCCTCTAGCATACCAATTCCTTTTATCAATAAATGCACAACATTTTCCTACTTTTTTGGCAACATAAGTACAAAATACTGTCATTGCTTAGCAAGAAATGTGTATAAGTGATATAATTGTGGCACATAGAAAATAAGTTGTGTAGAAACAAAATAGAATTGCCAGGAAAATAGGtaccccttttttaaaaaaacctaaaCAATATAATTGCGATGGTGGCACCCCGTCAGTAGGTGGCGCTGTAAGGCTCACTGGCAGCCGTATCATAGACTATTGTTGTTAGAAAACTCAATggtgattacactatgtaacacattttttgttcctgggtagtaagtgttatttcctaattgcttatgcctcaaaagtatagaaaatggctattattccccacaaactttgcttttgtgaccaggacagtgatattttgaaatttacctatttccaatgagaaaacgggtgaatttgtgtcttttcgttcacataaagtcagaaaaaaacaacatatgaatccaaattaacatgtatttgtactaaagtaatacaaaaatgactacaaaagatttagaagtgagtagtttttcgagatttatgattatactgtaaatcactttcacgaatcagcccccaaatgtagtctcccatcatgttctcgttatactgtccttggtagcggcgttcaaagtccaggtggaagcgctcgccttgctcctccgagtacgctcccatgttctccttgaatttatcaagatgagcatcaaggatatggactttgagggacatcctacagcccattgtgccgtagttcttcaccagagtctcaaccagctccacatagtttttggccttgtgattgcccaggaagccccgaaccactgcgacaaagctgttccaagccgctttctccttactagtgagcttcttggggaattcattgcactccaggatcttctttatctgtggtccgacgaagacaccggctttgacctttgcctcagacagcttagggaagaagtcttgaaggtacttgaaggctgtcgactccttatctagagctctgacaaattgtttcataaggcccaatttgatgtgcagtggtggcatcagtaccttccgggggtcccagccgtactcatcatacttcaaggcgtccagcaaggtcttgatgctgttgtaatcctctttgaggtgcaccgagtgagccaggggaagagacaggtacttgttaccattatggagcagcacggctttgaggctcctggatgagctgtcagtgaaggacagtataacgagagagactacatttgggagactacatttgggggttgattcgtgaaagtgatttacagtataatcgtaaatctcgaaaaactactcacttctaaatcttttgtagtcatgtttctattactttagtataaatacatgttcatttggattcatatgttgttttttggaTGGTATGGTTGAATGGTAAATCAGTAAGATTGTTATGTGTTTAAGTGGAAATAAATCTGAAAATGCTTAAGATGAACAGTGAAAATATTATTTGCTATgattaaaacagaaaatgcacAGTACTATGATTTACTAAGTGATTAATGACAAAGAATAATTAGATTGTTGCATTAAACAATGGATAAATGACTGTACTATAAATGTAAAGGAAAAGAAACAACTGGAAATGATGACAGCGAAAGTTAATAGGTAAAGCCAATCAGTTAGTACTTGTTAATTGTTTACAAAGGTGTGCATGAATGCAAGTGATTATAGGTATTGCTACCATGTCTCAGTATTActataatactgtatactgtttaaatatcaTAGACTATTGTTGTTAGAAAACTCAATGGTGATTATATGAAGACAGGCTGCTGTATTGTGTAAAGTTCAACCaaactttcattattattttgcagaGACCAACAAGtggaagcaaaataaatatgttgcacCTGAATTGAAGTTGATTCTCATTCTGTACGTGTAACATAATGCGTGTGAGACGTTTGGACAAGGAGGGGGCTTAATAACTTTTTGGCAAAACTGAGCTGTTAATGATTGTTTAAAAGCAACCAGTTGACTGGGCTCTATTTCAAGCATAAGCACACACACTGAAGTACAGTACTGTTGGAAACATGAAGGCAAGGTTTAAGCCTCTGAATGAAAAAGACACAATCACATAAGAAGAATGTTTGGAGGTTTTATTAGAATCAAATGTaactcttttaaaaacacacacacacacacattgctaattggacaaaataaaatgctaaaatgaTTAACGATTCAATCTaatgtaaaatatttacaaactgaaatatttttacTTAAAAGTAACATTTTAGACTACACTATTGCCTCTTACGTTTTGGGTATTTCTACTTTTCTTATGAATAACATTTGTTTTACCCTCTTACGAATCTCTTGCAGTTTCAGACCATAAATAATGGGATTGCATAGAGGAGGAATAACTAAACATTCCACAGACATAAGTATACGTATGATTTGTGGCACACCTGTGTGGAGTCGGCCAATAATTATTTCAAACAGAACATTAATGGAATAGTTGACAACTGTTAAAAGGTGTGGCATACATGTGTTCAGCGCTTTTATTCTATATTCCTTTGAACTTCTGAGACAGATTTTAAGTATTTGAATATAAGAATATACAATGAAACCCAGAGGTGGAAACACTACAATTATTAATACAAGAAACCCAACAGCATTGTTTACTGTTGTGTCCACACAAGATAGCTTTACCACTGACCAGTTGTCACAGTAAAATTTTTCTAATTTAGTACCGCAAAGAGTTAGTCTGCTAGTTAAAATAACAATGACTCCTATCAAACAGACAGGGAAAAGCCAGgctaaaaacaacattattttaacaGATGAAGGTGTCATAATGCTATGGTAGTGTAAAGGTTTACAAATGGACACATACCGATCATATGCCATTACTGTTAAAATTGTAAATTCAGATGCAGCATAAGTGAAAAGAACAAATATTTGAAGTAAGCATCCAGCGTAGGAAATCAAGTGGACGTCAAACAGCAAGTCAGTCAATAGTTTAGGGTAGAAAGCAGAAGTCCCATAGAGAGCATTGacaagtaaagcacagagaaagatGTACATGGGCTCGTGAAGACTTTTGTTTAGATATATAATGGAAATCAAAATGCAGTTAAAACAAATGATTAGCAGATATCCAACAAGGGTGAtggcaaaatatacatatttgtagTTGTTTATATCCATTAGTCCAGTGAGAGTAAACGATGCGACTTTGGATACATTCTCCATGGTCCTCTCAGGAATTTTAAGTAGCTCTTGTAGTTTTTCTCAGaaacacctaaaaaaaataaaataaaatagaatcaaACTAAAGGTATGAACAAGAGGCATGCATTTCAGATAATAAAGGCACGGGGATCTATTAAATTGGTAGGAGATCTAAATGAGGTAAATAGAGGGTCTGTCATGAAAAAACACGACAATAAACAAACCTTTAGGCAAGTTTGTTATCCTTCCGCCACACACTCatattaatactgtatgtcatgGTTTTTCTATAAATGAGATGTTAGTAAGAATACTGTAGCTACCTTCTCATTTGAAGGTACGGTAAGCTATTACTTTTTTACAAGGCTGTATGGAGCAGCCAGTTTGGCACTCATCCAATCCAACAGGTGAGCTGTATGTAGAGAAGTGCATTCCTCACACCTGGGGTTTTGTAAAGTCTTTTTTGAAATTCCTCTATTGAAATATCCTTGGAGACTACCCTTGGAAAACCAATTAAaacgtgtttgtgttttatactgacaaataaataaatattcaaatgtTGAGAGAAGtcactggtctgctgttttgagcaGTGGAATCTTTCCTGCACTCAAGAATATTCGACTACTGCAAGTCGCAAGCAAGTAAGGCAATGAAAGAAGCAAAAACTCCTTAGAGGGTTTGATGCAATTAGCAAAGGGTAAAAGAAAATGGAATGTCTGGAATGTCTGGGAGTGGAACTCTCATTTAGAACAGAATACCTAACTCGACACCCCACAGGGATGCCATTTAGTATTGACGTATacaaggtgtcgagttaaccacgggtgcaatgagccatggcattaacatgcatataagttaCAGAActcacacatttacagtattacagtatatttttagttaaatgtccttatgaaaactgTAGAAAGAAcggcagtgaatgaatcaattacagtaaagtatacagtactgtacaaactgtaTAATTTGTATAGTTCGATTGagataagaattaataaaataactacagcattatttttacgaaaacaatccaaccacaaactgttggctatacttttaggtattggtttgcactgtctaatttgacggtttaaatagcaaaagttaagaaatgtacattatacagaattaactgtgtgaacaaaaacaacaataaacaacttacagattcacacagaaatcaaacattgtTGATTGTTTCGCATGCAGAAACAcacgctttgaaagttctgctgacaagcttgttatcccgaataacctgagctttaaaccAATTGAACGAAAACTCATTTTTGAAACGATGTTATCCACTAgcctttttaatagtttttatcccttcggtaccAGTAATACGTGTCGAGTTACGAGCAAAGTGtggtgttgaataaaaaaattaagaggcaggatgcatatattttatatggagactgtctgtcgaattaagcgaaggtgacgagttatccaccagtcgagttattatattatttttgtttcctttaaaacCTTGCATTGCATTTCAGAgatacataattatatatatatgtatatatatatatatatatatatagatatatatatatatatatatatatatatatatatatatatatatatatatatgtatatatatatatatatatatatatatatatatatatatatatatatatatattaaatatatttcttatttgtaTAGTCTGGCAACATGcaacttttaaatgtaattttttggtGATCTTTTAACCTCCTTTAGATTATCACTACATGTTTTTACTATAGCCATATAAGAAACACAAATGTTTTACTTACGTGTGTTGAAAACTTCTCAGATGACTTGTATCAGGAGGCTATTCAGGAGGTGGCTGACTGGGTTTAGTCAGAAATCAGTTTAGCTTTTATATATCTCCGCTTAAGGGAAGGCTCTTCATCAGTTGCTATATTTGAAATACCAAGGGAACTAATTGTCTTGTGTCTTTTAAACAACGCAGTgtacaaacaaatgaaaaaagctCTTTTGAGCTCATTAGACAAATGTCAGGCCTGCTCCTCATTTGTAACCTGGGCCTTGTACCTCACATGGTTATTTTTCTCCTCATCTGGATAAAGCAACAGGTTGTCTGAGAGCTGATAGCCATTAGGAAATACCCATCCGAGAATCACAGATCAGAGCTGAGCTGTGTACTAGCTTTAAAGAAAATATGGCAAAggtgtagaaaaaaaagtcacatgactgcAGTTTGAcagctatatactgtacagtctgAGGTGAAGTGTAAGCTCACACTGGTTTATATAATCTGTGAAAATactggttttatgtttttttattattactttactaAAATTGACAAACTTTTTAGCCTCTATGACCAACAATGTAAAATACAGATTGATGGTAATGTAGTTGTAAATTGTCTAACTAGACTAACTGATAACTGACAACTTTAGCATGCTCCCTCCGGTCTGGACGCAAAGCTGTGCTTTAACTCCAGCAACAGTTTCCACAGCTGGGCCCTTCACAACTGCTGCGCCAGACTAGGTTCACTGCTGCTGAATTGGCTCGTGGTCGGTAGGCAGCTGTGGCGTTGCAGAGATACCAACTTATGAAAGTAGAAAATAGTAGCATAATAGCGGAAATATAGTAGCATATAGTAGTGGAAATATTTAAGGCCAGTGGCTGCTGCccctagaaattaaaaggttcttaggctctggcaagccaatgacctcattttttgctgttcaatctataattttagtaattgtaaacacacagcatttagaaataataataaaaaaaaaacaataaaaatacttcaacactaatctttgattttttttttttttaaattggaattcTATTTTTTCTGGATTTAAAGTgctatcaaacctggactgaaatattcaacctcaaaactttataaaaataactatcaaaataataaacacctcaagaaatgtatttaataaaaattgtAGTATTTTTCGACGTAGCGCCGTAGCAGAACCTCAAAAATAatagctgctacggccaaatcgtagcaGTTGGCATCTCTGCTGGGCTGGCAGGCTGGCAGGTCGCTGGCCTGGGTCGGGCTGACCGTGGGCTGGGGATGATTGGCGGGGTCGCCCCCGGGGATTGGCTGGTTTCCCCAGGATAGTCAGAGTAAAGGTCGGGCCCTCCTGGAATGAGGAGCCCCCTTCTGGAGGTTCCAGCTGGCTGCCGGCCCCCCTGCTGTGTtgcatgtgtctttttttttaggtgttattgatttgatttattgGTGATTAATTAGATAATTGCCTTGTCTATTTAAACTGTTTCTTTGTTTGAGATGGGTGGAGAGAGAAGAAGGAATGATAGGGTATGCCGCTGTAGATGAG
Encoded proteins:
- the LOC117406291 gene encoding putative gustatory receptor clone PTE03 — its product is MENVSKVASFTLTGLMDINNYKYVYFAITLVGYLLIICFNCILISIIYLNKSLHEPMYIFLCALLVNALYGTSAFYPKLLTDLLFDVHLISYAGCLLQIFVLFTYAASEFTILTVMAYDRYVSICKPLHYHSIMTPSSVKIMLFLAWLFPVCLIGVIVILTSRLTLCGTKLEKFYCDNWSVVKLSCVDTTVNNAVGFLVLIIVVFPPLGFIVYSYIQILKICLRSSKEYRIKALNTCMPHLLTVVNYSINVLFEIIIGRLHTGVPQIIRILMSVECLVIPPLCNPIIYGLKLQEIRKRVKQMLFIRKVEIPKT